One region of Corynebacterium capitovis DSM 44611 genomic DNA includes:
- a CDS encoding ubiquitin-like protein Pup — translation MATQQQQHTAGGGDDRGEATEAGQAQLDTTEAVDLLDEIDSLLGENSEEFVRSYVQKGGE, via the coding sequence ATGGCGACACAACAACAGCAGCACACCGCCGGAGGCGGCGACGACCGCGGTGAAGCAACCGAGGCGGGTCAAGCGCAGCTCGACACAACTGAAGCAGTCGACTTGCTCGACGAAATCGACTCGCTGTTAGGCGAGAACAGCGAGGAATTCGTCCGCTCCTACGTGCAAAAAGGCGGGGAGTAG
- the pafA gene encoding Pup--protein ligase → MRDGKAVLSPEEIARYLFRPVVAQHRSSNVFLPNGSRLYLDVGAHPEYATAECDSVAQLVAQDKAGEVIYDRLARRGEETLEADGIGGSIYLFKNNVDSRGNSYGAHENYLISRELALKNLSRQLLAFLITRQLVCGAGLVKDGTFLLSQRADQVWEAVSSATTRTRPIINTRDEPHGDSHRFRRMHVIVGDSNMSETTCALKMGSTQLVLEMLEADVDLPDFELADPISHIRDIAADPTGGTVLNLKRGGTVSAVEVQRATVDAARSWLGDRGGELERVVDLWDRAVTAVETQDFRGVETDIDWVIKRRLLDQFRTRLGCDWDHPKLAHLDLAYHDIRRDRGLFYLLQSRGRAARWVSDADIEHAVEHAPDTTRARSRGRFVSAAQAKGAEYNADWVRLKLNRPEPRTVELLDPFESHNESVDRLIEDIEAGHP, encoded by the coding sequence ATGCGCGACGGCAAAGCCGTACTCAGCCCGGAGGAAATCGCGCGCTACCTCTTTCGGCCGGTCGTCGCTCAACACCGAAGCTCGAACGTGTTCCTGCCCAACGGGTCGCGGTTATACCTCGACGTGGGGGCGCACCCCGAGTACGCCACCGCTGAGTGCGACTCGGTCGCCCAGCTCGTCGCCCAAGACAAGGCGGGGGAGGTGATCTACGACCGACTGGCGCGCCGCGGCGAAGAGACGTTGGAAGCAGACGGCATCGGCGGATCCATCTATCTGTTCAAAAACAACGTCGATTCGCGCGGAAACTCCTACGGCGCGCACGAAAACTACCTCATCAGCAGGGAGCTAGCGCTCAAGAACCTGTCCCGGCAATTGCTGGCGTTTTTGATTACCCGCCAGCTCGTTTGCGGCGCCGGCCTGGTTAAAGACGGCACGTTCCTCCTGTCCCAGCGCGCGGATCAAGTATGGGAGGCCGTCTCCTCGGCCACGACGCGGACTCGGCCAATTATCAACACGCGCGACGAACCGCACGGAGATTCGCACCGTTTCCGTAGGATGCATGTCATCGTTGGGGACTCGAACATGTCGGAGACGACGTGTGCGCTGAAAATGGGCTCCACTCAGCTTGTTCTGGAGATGCTCGAGGCCGACGTGGACCTGCCGGATTTCGAGTTGGCCGACCCCATCTCGCACATCCGCGATATCGCTGCAGACCCCACGGGGGGCACCGTACTGAACTTGAAGCGCGGTGGCACGGTTAGCGCCGTCGAGGTGCAGCGCGCCACTGTCGACGCGGCTCGAAGCTGGCTCGGCGACCGAGGAGGCGAACTCGAGCGCGTCGTCGATTTGTGGGACAGGGCGGTGACAGCGGTGGAGACCCAGGATTTCCGCGGAGTGGAGACCGACATTGACTGGGTGATTAAACGCAGGTTGCTGGATCAGTTTCGGACGCGCCTCGGGTGCGACTGGGACCACCCGAAACTCGCCCACCTTGATCTCGCCTACCACGACATCCGTCGAGACCGGGGGTTGTTCTATCTTTTGCAAAGCCGTGGCCGCGCGGCGCGGTGGGTGAGCGATGCCGACATCGAGCACGCTGTCGAGCACGCGCCAGACACGACCCGCGCCCGATCGCGTGGCCGGTTCGTCTCTGCCGCTCAAGCGAAGGGTGCCGAGTACAACGCCGACTGGGTGCGCCTCAAGCTCAACCGACCCGAGCCCCGCACAGTCGAGCTGCTCGACCCGTTTGAGTCGCACAACGAGAGCGTGGACCGGCTCATCGAGGACATCGAAGCGGGGCACCCGTGA
- a CDS encoding helix-turn-helix transcriptional regulator, with protein sequence MNTRPAGEDAAIRRLTNLTFALLGSPRPRDFAWIQAHVEGYEGRGPGALQRQIARDVKTIRRAGVPARADGGLVWVDKDAYELPAIAFTDEEATVLGLAGELGQGTSLGAFARSGWVKLAASGVTRSFDSPALASADNDVLRLDATVVRDVTACVRGQERMVFDYAPAAGAPTQTRVMDPWGIVALNNRAYVVGFDPEREQVRVFRAKRVTNVRRAGYSGPFHQPNRPLAEIVRETLRGPVTDARLTLARVDAELGELSERGRREGSEVVFTSVERDWLVRTVASVATDIAAIEPKDVRDDVVTLLSHARGTSEGVN encoded by the coding sequence GTGAACACACGCCCGGCGGGAGAGGACGCCGCGATCCGGAGACTGACCAACCTCACATTCGCCCTACTGGGTTCGCCCCGGCCCCGCGACTTCGCGTGGATCCAAGCCCACGTCGAGGGTTACGAAGGCCGCGGGCCGGGCGCTCTCCAACGCCAAATCGCCCGAGACGTCAAGACGATCCGCCGTGCGGGTGTGCCCGCGCGCGCCGACGGGGGGCTCGTATGGGTGGATAAAGATGCCTACGAGCTGCCCGCGATTGCGTTTACCGACGAGGAGGCGACGGTCCTCGGCCTCGCCGGGGAATTGGGGCAGGGAACGAGCCTCGGGGCTTTCGCTCGATCGGGCTGGGTCAAGCTGGCGGCCTCCGGAGTCACGCGCTCTTTCGATAGTCCCGCACTCGCCTCCGCCGACAATGACGTCCTTCGCCTCGACGCCACCGTCGTGCGTGACGTGACTGCCTGCGTGCGCGGCCAGGAGCGAATGGTATTCGACTACGCCCCAGCCGCAGGAGCACCCACCCAGACCCGAGTGATGGACCCCTGGGGCATTGTCGCGCTGAACAACCGGGCGTACGTCGTCGGGTTCGACCCGGAGCGAGAGCAGGTGCGGGTATTTCGTGCCAAACGTGTCACCAACGTGCGGCGAGCCGGCTACTCGGGGCCATTCCATCAGCCGAACCGTCCCCTCGCCGAGATTGTGCGAGAGACGCTGCGTGGGCCGGTCACCGACGCGCGCCTCACCCTCGCCCGGGTCGATGCGGAGCTCGGGGAGCTATCAGAGCGCGGGCGCCGGGAGGGCAGCGAAGTCGTGTTCACGTCAGTGGAGCGCGACTGGCTTGTGCGGACCGTTGCGAGCGTGGCCACGGACATCGCCGCGATCGAGCCAAAGGACGTGCGCGACGACGTCGTGACGCTGCTTAGCCACGCCCGCGGGACCTCCGAAGGGGTGAACTGA
- a CDS encoding helix-turn-helix transcriptional regulator — protein sequence MDSPKKLEGLVRSLNLIPYLRTHTAATPMEIARDLGSTHQQVMDDLSRLSLSGVGRGPGELIDLVASWTGITLIDDQGLNRPLRLTPTEANALLLTLESLETMPGLVDTKAVTSAAEKIRKVVAGSGVSDAVHPAEPGPAAAVAEAVAVKHKLELVYYSASSDTTSTRRVTPVNLFHRDSETYLRAVEDDVVKTFRLDRVRAATVLDAPAPPEVISRAGGFDARDPFGFSDAARARVEVRREATWLADYWEIDLEVSAPAREGWVSAEIPYGTVEWLIRFCLAQADRVVLRHPADVAEEVARRARLAAERLR from the coding sequence ATGGATAGCCCCAAGAAGCTCGAAGGGCTGGTGCGCTCACTCAATCTCATCCCCTATCTGCGCACCCACACCGCGGCGACGCCAATGGAAATCGCGCGCGACCTGGGATCGACTCATCAGCAGGTGATGGACGACCTCTCCCGCCTCAGCCTGTCGGGGGTGGGCAGGGGCCCGGGGGAATTGATCGATCTCGTCGCTTCGTGGACGGGCATCACGCTTATCGACGATCAAGGCCTCAACCGGCCACTTCGGCTCACACCCACCGAGGCCAACGCTTTGCTCCTCACGCTGGAGTCCTTAGAGACAATGCCCGGCCTCGTCGATACGAAGGCTGTGACGTCCGCGGCGGAGAAGATTCGGAAGGTAGTCGCTGGGTCCGGGGTATCAGATGCCGTCCATCCGGCGGAGCCCGGCCCGGCAGCCGCCGTGGCCGAGGCGGTTGCGGTGAAGCACAAGCTTGAGTTGGTGTATTACTCCGCGTCGTCCGACACGACCTCCACACGAAGAGTTACGCCTGTCAACCTATTTCACCGGGATAGTGAGACGTACCTGAGAGCTGTTGAGGACGATGTGGTCAAAACTTTCCGCCTTGACCGCGTGCGGGCGGCGACTGTCCTGGATGCCCCGGCACCGCCTGAAGTGATATCCCGCGCGGGCGGTTTTGACGCGCGTGATCCGTTTGGTTTCTCCGACGCGGCACGCGCCCGCGTCGAGGTGCGTCGCGAGGCGACGTGGCTGGCCGATTATTGGGAGATTGACCTGGAGGTTTCCGCACCTGCTCGCGAGGGATGGGTAAGCGCCGAGATTCCCTACGGCACCGTCGAATGGCTTATCAGGTTTTGCCTCGCTCAGGCTGACCGCGTGGTTCTTCGGCACCCCGCAGACGTCGCGGAAGAGGTTGCGCGTCGGGCGCGGTTGGCGGCGGAGAGGTTAAGATAG
- the tatA gene encoding Sec-independent protein translocase subunit TatA: MANLGWTEILIILAIILLLFGANKLPDLARSMGRSARIFKSEVKEMRNDDAVVEAAAPTDRPAELPKSEVPQTNQETKSAETFWDRPENQPR, encoded by the coding sequence ATGGCGAACCTAGGTTGGACCGAGATTCTCATCATCTTGGCCATCATCCTGCTTCTTTTCGGAGCAAACAAGTTGCCGGACCTCGCGCGGTCTATGGGACGCTCCGCGCGGATTTTTAAGTCCGAGGTGAAGGAAATGCGCAACGACGATGCCGTGGTTGAGGCCGCAGCGCCTACCGATCGCCCGGCGGAGCTCCCGAAGAGCGAGGTGCCTCAGACGAACCAGGAGACAAAGAGCGCCGAGACTTTTTGGGACCGGCCTGAGAACCAGCCTCGCTAA
- the tatC gene encoding twin-arginine translocase subunit TatC, with translation MSLVEHLQELRRRVVISMLALLAGTVVGFVWYQSAPAGLLPLGEIIRGPYCNLPADLRADFTGDGECRLLATTPFEMFMLRLKVGFLAGIVMSSPIWLTQIWAFITPGLHRNEKRYTFSFVTLAVTLFVLGAMLAYFVLDKGLYVLMSIGSEVQVAALTGHEYYSFMLSLIVIFGVSFELPLVIVMLNLAGLLRYEHVRDKRRMISVGLFIFAAFITPGQDPFSMIALGAAMSLLVELAFQFCRIRDKKKSAQRPAWMDTDDESASGPIAAPEPVQASPRPVHADYFRDVL, from the coding sequence ATGTCCCTCGTCGAGCACCTGCAGGAGCTGAGACGGCGCGTTGTCATCTCCATGCTCGCCCTGCTCGCGGGCACCGTAGTCGGGTTCGTGTGGTATCAATCCGCGCCCGCGGGGTTGTTGCCGTTAGGAGAGATCATCCGTGGGCCGTATTGTAATCTCCCTGCTGACCTGCGGGCGGATTTCACGGGTGACGGGGAATGCCGGCTGCTAGCAACGACTCCGTTTGAGATGTTCATGCTCCGCCTCAAGGTCGGGTTCCTTGCCGGCATCGTCATGTCTTCACCGATCTGGTTAACCCAGATCTGGGCGTTTATTACGCCCGGCTTGCACCGCAACGAGAAGCGCTACACGTTCAGCTTTGTCACGCTGGCGGTGACGCTCTTTGTTCTCGGAGCGATGCTCGCGTACTTCGTCCTGGACAAGGGCCTCTACGTGCTCATGTCGATCGGTTCCGAGGTTCAAGTCGCGGCTCTGACGGGCCACGAGTACTACAGCTTCATGCTCAGTTTGATCGTCATCTTCGGCGTGAGCTTCGAACTTCCACTGGTCATCGTCATGCTCAATCTCGCGGGCCTCCTCCGCTACGAGCACGTTCGCGACAAACGACGCATGATCTCGGTAGGGCTGTTCATCTTCGCCGCGTTCATCACTCCTGGCCAGGACCCGTTCTCGATGATCGCCCTGGGTGCTGCGATGTCCCTGTTGGTCGAGTTGGCCTTCCAGTTCTGCCGCATCCGCGACAAGAAAAAGTCCGCGCAGCGGCCCGCGTGGATGGATACCGACGACGAGTCTGCTTCCGGCCCCATCGCCGCGCCGGAGCCTGTCCAAGCGAGCCCACGCCCCGTACACGCCGACTATTTTCGAGACGTACTCTAG
- a CDS encoding DEAD/DEAH box helicase: MSASFPTATSNSHFAHFRASISFELDDFQVRACQSVEKDRGVLVCAPTGSGKTIVGEFAVSLALSRGTKCFYTTPIKALSNQKYHDLVGQHGADAVGLLTGDVSINGSAEVVVMTTEVLRNMIYAQSPQLDRLSHVVMDEIHYLADRDRGAAWEEVILNLDDSVSIIGLSATVSNSEEFGEWLATVRGDTDVIVSEHRPVPLSQYMMVGRKVFPLFEPGSDGAVNRDLARAIERADAGAADDGRRDFESGRGFRARAEGRRSGRDRSQDRMRPVGRPEVISALQGRDMLPAIVFIFSRAGCDGAVIQCLRSRRELTSPEEQERIATIIDDGVADIPAEDLAVLNYRHVRTAWLRGFAAHHAGLLPAFKHIVERLFVEGLVKVVFATETLALGINMPARTVVLEKLVKFNGEAHVDLTPGQYTQLTGRAGRRGIDHIGNAVVQWAPAVDPHEVAGLASTRTYPLISPFQPGYNMAINMVKMNGYDNSIRLIEQSFAQFQTDRSVVGEVRDVERRRAKVDKLRAQLERDIASFAPPSADPSGDLLEYLTLRRNLREAERESRARAMEERAEETRMILSRLQVGEVIALPGKKRPELAAVVQVAGRDRPWITTERGWSGRVDASAFRNPPVVVGRIKIPRHMQDQPRKHARKVVSLLASGTFRAPRKLRVEARTRPNKKVSALREAVSSHPVHSWPAPDREMLARVGEELARETRKLEGVQGKLDSDTDSLGRTFERIIGLLAEMNYVDIEGGDVTVTDEGERLAAIHSVSDLLVAQCLKRGVWEELDPAELAGVVSLCVFENRKATGGSPQAPTEKMAEAISHTMRIYDELVSDERRHRLPPTRLPDQGFALSVHQWAAGAPLGYALAAAAQSGAELTPGDFVRWCRQVIDLLEQVATTGYDSAIRRTAHRAIDAIRRGVVAIGA; the protein is encoded by the coding sequence ATGTCTGCCTCTTTTCCGACGGCCACTTCGAATTCCCATTTCGCGCACTTTAGGGCGTCGATAAGCTTCGAGCTCGATGATTTTCAGGTGCGGGCCTGCCAGTCGGTGGAGAAGGACCGCGGGGTGCTGGTGTGTGCCCCGACCGGTTCAGGCAAAACGATTGTGGGGGAGTTCGCGGTCTCACTAGCCCTCAGCCGAGGGACGAAGTGCTTTTACACCACGCCCATCAAGGCGCTGAGCAACCAGAAGTATCACGATCTTGTGGGTCAGCACGGCGCTGACGCTGTGGGGTTGCTCACCGGGGATGTGAGCATCAACGGGTCGGCCGAGGTTGTCGTCATGACCACCGAAGTCCTCCGCAACATGATTTACGCGCAGTCACCGCAGCTCGACCGGCTCTCCCACGTTGTGATGGACGAGATTCACTACCTCGCCGACCGCGACCGCGGGGCCGCGTGGGAAGAAGTCATCCTCAATCTGGATGATTCCGTGTCTATCATCGGCTTGTCCGCCACGGTGTCCAACTCCGAGGAGTTCGGCGAATGGCTGGCCACGGTCCGGGGTGACACCGACGTCATCGTCTCCGAGCACAGGCCTGTCCCGCTCAGCCAGTACATGATGGTTGGCCGCAAGGTCTTCCCGCTGTTCGAACCTGGATCCGACGGTGCCGTCAACCGCGATCTGGCCCGCGCGATCGAGAGAGCGGACGCGGGCGCCGCCGACGACGGCAGGCGAGACTTCGAGTCGGGGCGTGGGTTCCGCGCCCGGGCGGAGGGTCGCCGCTCTGGGCGGGATCGAAGCCAGGACCGAATGAGACCGGTTGGACGGCCGGAGGTGATTTCGGCACTGCAGGGCCGCGACATGCTGCCTGCGATTGTGTTTATTTTCTCACGGGCGGGGTGCGACGGTGCGGTGATCCAGTGCCTGCGCTCCCGGCGAGAGCTCACCTCACCGGAGGAACAAGAGCGCATCGCGACGATTATCGACGACGGCGTGGCCGACATTCCCGCCGAAGACCTGGCCGTGTTGAACTACCGTCACGTGCGGACCGCCTGGTTGCGCGGGTTCGCGGCGCACCATGCGGGCCTGCTACCTGCTTTCAAGCACATTGTGGAGAGGCTCTTCGTTGAGGGCTTAGTCAAAGTCGTCTTCGCTACCGAGACGCTCGCACTGGGCATCAATATGCCGGCCCGCACGGTGGTCTTGGAAAAGCTGGTCAAATTCAACGGCGAGGCACACGTCGACCTCACTCCCGGGCAATACACCCAGCTCACGGGACGAGCTGGGCGTAGGGGTATCGACCACATCGGAAACGCCGTCGTGCAGTGGGCGCCGGCCGTGGATCCGCACGAGGTCGCGGGATTGGCCTCCACACGCACCTACCCGCTTATCTCTCCCTTCCAACCTGGGTACAACATGGCCATCAACATGGTGAAGATGAATGGCTACGACAATTCCATCCGGCTCATCGAGCAGTCCTTCGCCCAGTTCCAAACCGATCGTTCCGTCGTCGGGGAGGTTCGTGACGTTGAGCGCAGGCGCGCGAAAGTGGATAAGCTGCGCGCTCAGCTCGAGCGGGACATCGCGAGCTTCGCGCCGCCCTCCGCCGACCCCAGCGGGGATCTACTGGAATATCTCACCCTCCGCCGGAACTTGCGCGAGGCCGAGCGGGAATCCCGCGCTCGGGCCATGGAGGAGCGTGCGGAAGAAACGCGGATGATTCTCAGCCGCCTGCAGGTCGGCGAGGTTATTGCGCTTCCTGGTAAGAAACGGCCAGAGCTGGCCGCGGTTGTGCAGGTTGCGGGCCGAGATCGGCCGTGGATCACTACGGAGCGCGGGTGGTCGGGGAGAGTCGACGCCTCCGCCTTCCGGAACCCACCCGTTGTCGTAGGACGTATCAAAATCCCGCGCCACATGCAGGACCAGCCGCGCAAACACGCCCGGAAAGTGGTGAGCTTGCTTGCCTCCGGCACCTTTCGCGCCCCCCGGAAACTGCGCGTGGAGGCGCGAACCCGCCCGAATAAGAAGGTCTCCGCGTTGCGCGAGGCCGTGAGCAGCCACCCCGTGCACTCCTGGCCCGCCCCGGACCGAGAGATGCTCGCGCGAGTGGGGGAGGAGCTCGCGCGAGAAACACGCAAGCTGGAAGGGGTCCAAGGCAAGCTCGATTCGGACACCGACTCCCTCGGCCGCACGTTTGAACGCATCATTGGTCTGCTTGCTGAGATGAACTACGTCGACATCGAGGGTGGCGACGTGACCGTCACCGACGAGGGTGAGCGGCTGGCGGCCATACACAGCGTCTCCGACCTGCTCGTCGCCCAATGTCTTAAGAGGGGCGTGTGGGAAGAGCTGGACCCCGCCGAGCTAGCGGGCGTCGTTTCCCTGTGCGTGTTCGAAAACCGTAAGGCCACCGGGGGCAGCCCGCAGGCGCCAACCGAAAAGATGGCCGAGGCGATCTCCCACACGATGCGGATTTACGACGAGCTAGTGTCCGACGAGCGCCGTCACCGGTTGCCCCCCACGCGGCTTCCGGACCAAGGCTTTGCCTTGTCGGTTCATCAGTGGGCAGCGGGCGCCCCACTCGGGTATGCGCTCGCTGCGGCAGCGCAATCGGGGGCCGAACTGACGCCCGGTGACTTCGTGCGGTGGTGCCGGCAAGTGATCGACCTGCTTGAGCAAGTTGCCACGACGGGGTACGACTCAGCCATTCGCCGCACCGCGCACCGGGCCATTGATGCCATTCGCCGTGGGGTTGTCGCGATCGGCGCGTAA
- a CDS encoding SDR family NAD(P)-dependent oxidoreductase translates to MADGTLLILGATSDIGQNIALRLCAGRHVVLAARDLERAAGVEKRLRDGGAASVTVTPFEATDLASHRRVIEDAGPVTTAVVSFGILGDQALAERDEREAARIAEVDYLAQINALTVLAHVMTSGDIVAFSSVAGWRARRANYVYGSTKAGLDAFCQGLMDRLHGSDVNLVLARPGFVIGSMTRGMKPAVLSVTPSDVADAVVAALGRSRTVWVPRRLALLAAVMRIVPRPIWRHMPR, encoded by the coding sequence ATGGCAGACGGAACCCTCCTCATACTCGGGGCTACCAGCGATATTGGCCAGAACATCGCTCTCCGTTTGTGCGCTGGCAGGCACGTGGTGCTCGCGGCGCGTGACCTGGAGCGGGCGGCGGGCGTCGAGAAGCGACTGCGCGATGGGGGAGCTGCTTCTGTCACAGTGACCCCCTTCGAGGCGACCGACCTCGCTTCTCACCGGCGTGTCATCGAAGACGCTGGCCCGGTCACCACCGCGGTGGTTTCCTTCGGGATTTTGGGGGATCAGGCGTTGGCCGAGCGCGACGAGCGCGAGGCCGCGCGCATCGCGGAGGTGGACTACCTCGCACAGATCAACGCGCTGACGGTGCTAGCACACGTCATGACGAGCGGTGACATCGTCGCTTTTTCCTCCGTCGCCGGGTGGCGCGCCCGCCGCGCGAACTACGTCTATGGCTCAACCAAAGCGGGCCTCGACGCGTTCTGCCAGGGCCTGATGGACAGGCTCCACGGTTCGGACGTCAACCTGGTACTCGCCAGGCCGGGTTTCGTTATCGGCTCGATGACCAGGGGGATGAAACCCGCGGTACTCTCCGTCACGCCCTCCGACGTCGCAGACGCGGTCGTGGCCGCGCTTGGACGCAGCCGGACGGTGTGGGTTCCGCGCCGACTGGCTCTTCTCGCGGCCGTGATGCGCATTGTCCCGCGGCCGATCTGGCGACATATGCCGCGCTAA
- a CDS encoding lipase family protein yields the protein MLSAFARATVPLLFDATRAHPGTDPEFGHATWLVGTTPGQLLQSHCVRAIGLGSRLNPARAWRIDYATSDAQRRVVSATGAVFRSLCPWRGHGPRPTVAFAPSTQGVAPRCDPSYSCTVGVALRRQPLDLIASYEQPTINLFLAAGCNVVLTDYPREPESGVQLYCDHLSAARALADALRAAAELGIGSDNLGLWGFSQGGGAIGAWLENSHYAPELQPLAAVIGSPPANLAEVLDHVDGSLPSTVILYAVAGMMAADPGIAAEIAAVLSPSGLAAIELGERVCAVGAVAHTRWRSTREWTQSGLRMSDTLEHLPRTRDYLDRNVLGRHAIPDIPVRFWAALHDDVVPFSSSLSLARAWGVKLAESRIPRVPGRSGFNHFAPYYLRLHRDARWLVSQLGG from the coding sequence ATGCTCAGCGCTTTCGCGAGGGCCACCGTACCCCTTCTTTTCGACGCCACGCGCGCGCACCCTGGAACAGACCCAGAGTTCGGCCACGCGACGTGGTTGGTGGGGACAACGCCCGGCCAGCTACTCCAGTCCCACTGCGTACGAGCCATCGGGTTGGGGTCGCGGCTTAACCCCGCCCGCGCATGGCGCATCGATTACGCCACCTCCGACGCCCAGCGGCGCGTCGTGAGCGCAACGGGCGCCGTGTTTCGCTCGTTGTGTCCCTGGCGGGGTCATGGGCCGCGTCCCACAGTTGCTTTCGCGCCCTCGACACAGGGGGTCGCCCCCAGGTGCGACCCGTCCTATTCCTGCACGGTGGGTGTCGCGCTGCGCCGCCAGCCCCTCGACCTCATCGCGTCGTACGAACAACCCACCATCAACCTCTTCCTCGCCGCCGGGTGCAACGTGGTCCTCACGGATTACCCGCGAGAGCCGGAATCGGGGGTGCAGTTGTACTGTGATCACCTCTCGGCGGCTCGCGCGCTCGCCGACGCGCTGCGCGCCGCGGCCGAGCTCGGCATCGGGTCCGATAACCTGGGCCTCTGGGGGTTTTCCCAGGGAGGTGGTGCTATCGGCGCGTGGCTGGAAAACTCCCACTACGCCCCCGAACTGCAACCGCTGGCGGCCGTGATTGGATCCCCGCCTGCCAATCTCGCCGAGGTCTTAGACCACGTCGATGGTTCGCTTCCCTCGACCGTAATCCTCTATGCCGTGGCGGGCATGATGGCGGCGGACCCAGGCATTGCCGCAGAAATCGCCGCTGTCCTCAGCCCCTCCGGTCTCGCGGCTATCGAGCTCGGAGAGCGCGTTTGCGCCGTAGGTGCAGTCGCGCACACCCGCTGGCGGAGCACCCGAGAGTGGACGCAAAGCGGGCTGCGCATGAGCGATACGCTGGAGCATCTCCCGCGAACCCGCGATTACCTTGACCGAAACGTGCTGGGGCGGCACGCCATTCCGGACATTCCTGTCCGATTTTGGGCCGCACTGCACGACGATGTCGTACCGTTTAGCAGTTCGCTGAGCCTCGCGCGCGCGTGGGGCGTGAAGCTAGCAGAGTCGCGCATTCCCCGAGTTCCCGGCCGGAGCGGTTTTAACCATTTCGCACCTTATTACCTGCGTCTACACCGGGACGCTCGATGGTTGGTAAGCCAATTGGGCGGGTAA
- a CDS encoding FxsA family protein — MPLVLVAYVLIEALAYVGVAQLLGWGWAFLALVAVMALGGAAAGLSLRGVLARAAHGQGSIGQVAGDTALLAAGWALCVVPGYVTSILGVALVAGPTRGAIRRILTTRVKDTVEHFGARVYSASPAGQQHTSYGTFRSEPGVIDATELERWYHADSAGDQDRRPGESS; from the coding sequence ATGCCGCTCGTCCTCGTTGCTTACGTTCTTATCGAAGCCCTGGCCTATGTCGGGGTCGCTCAACTCCTCGGGTGGGGGTGGGCGTTTCTCGCGCTCGTGGCGGTGATGGCTCTTGGTGGCGCCGCTGCGGGCCTCTCGCTACGGGGAGTGCTAGCGCGAGCCGCTCATGGGCAGGGGTCCATCGGCCAGGTGGCAGGGGACACGGCCTTGCTGGCTGCGGGTTGGGCCCTCTGCGTCGTTCCCGGGTACGTCACGTCCATCCTCGGTGTGGCTCTTGTGGCAGGGCCGACCCGCGGCGCGATTCGTCGCATCCTCACCACTCGCGTCAAGGACACCGTCGAACACTTCGGGGCTCGTGTTTATTCCGCATCGCCCGCTGGGCAACAGCACACGAGCTACGGCACGTTCCGGTCCGAACCGGGAGTGATCGATGCCACCGAGCTCGAACGGTGGTACCACGCCGACAGCGCAGGGGATCAGGACCGACGCCCGGGCGAGTCGAGCTAG